In Bacteroidota bacterium, one DNA window encodes the following:
- a CDS encoding efflux RND transporter permease subunit, producing MNITELAIKRPSLIVVIFAVLTFLGVISYRSLNYELLPKFSQPVLVTVTAYPGASPSEVEDAVTKNIEDAVSSLEQIDNIQSTSYEGVSVSVIIFNSSADMTKALQNCQLKLNNISEALPKDVRKPMIFNFSMDDMPIMRMGITADGSSTDLYDIVKQKIRPTLSTLEGVSQVELIGGEEREIRISVNDEKLEAHGLSILQVTSAVQASNLDFPTGKIKDEDKQVIIRLAGKYSDIEKLKNLVITNDRTGSPVKLRDIADVTDTKKDVKNIYRINGVNSLGINLYKQPDGNEVKVSQKVREQIKKIEETYKDINLKVLIANDTSDFTLTSANAVQKDLLLAIILVAAVMLVFLHSLRNSFIVMVAIPASLISTFIGMSLLNFSLNIISMVAMSLVIGILVDDSIVVLENIYRHLEMGKKRRQAAIDGRNEINYTALSITMVDVVVFLPIAVITSMISGMLRQFTLVVVISTLLSLFVSFTLTPLLASRFAKIEKYRKGSLLERLTSWFEGGMKSLTNGYGRLLGWSLRHKAVILIGATVLLFSSLLLPAMGFIGSEFISLGDRGEVIIQLERSKDATIEQTNRSTLDAEHLIMKKPEVSSVFSTVGITSGFDAGAGNAYKSEIYVKMVEKEKRNITADQFAWQLKEELSNKLTGVKVRSTIVSLLGTSDMDPIQLVLAGNDLDTLMRYANQVMEEVKKVPGTAEVKLTVEDGNPEISVQIDRDKMAQYGLSMAIVGVTMQNAFTGNTDSKFRQGTNEYDINITLDQFDKQNINDIANLGFMNPMGQIIRLNQFAVLKPSTGTTVLQRYNRVSSVTVSSQVVGRPVGSVGEDIIKRLDKQVKLPSNVALIKEGDLKYQAEAFDSMLLAFLASILFVYLIMVALYDSYVYPFVVLFSIPLAIVGALFALALAKQSLTIFSILGIIMLVGLVGKNAILIVDFTNQMRAEGMAVKDALIQAGRVRLRPILMTTFSMIFGMMPIALASGAGSEWKNGIAIALIGGLISSLLLTLLVVPVIYTLFDKMIARFSRKKSIVNSEELKTISEESQAGARL from the coding sequence ATGAACATTACAGAATTAGCCATAAAACGTCCGTCACTTATTGTTGTGATTTTTGCCGTCCTCACTTTTCTGGGTGTGATCAGCTATCGCTCCCTGAATTATGAGCTGCTGCCCAAGTTCTCGCAGCCCGTGCTTGTCACGGTTACGGCCTATCCGGGTGCTTCGCCTTCTGAAGTGGAAGATGCCGTTACCAAGAATATTGAAGATGCCGTTTCTTCGCTGGAACAGATTGATAATATACAGTCAACATCATACGAAGGCGTTTCCGTTTCGGTCATTATATTTAATAGTTCTGCCGATATGACCAAGGCGCTTCAGAACTGTCAGCTCAAACTGAATAATATCAGCGAAGCATTACCGAAAGATGTGCGCAAGCCGATGATCTTTAATTTTTCTATGGACGACATGCCCATTATGCGCATGGGTATCACGGCCGATGGTTCGTCTACTGATTTGTATGATATTGTGAAGCAGAAAATCCGTCCTACCCTGTCAACACTCGAAGGTGTATCTCAGGTAGAACTCATAGGTGGCGAAGAACGCGAAATCCGCATCAGCGTGAATGACGAAAAACTGGAAGCGCACGGATTGTCAATTCTTCAGGTCACCAGCGCGGTGCAGGCTTCCAATCTCGATTTCCCGACAGGGAAAATTAAAGATGAAGACAAACAGGTAATCATTCGCCTTGCCGGAAAATATTCCGATATCGAAAAGCTGAAAAACCTTGTAATTACCAACGACCGCACCGGCAGTCCGGTGAAACTCCGCGATATTGCCGATGTTACCGATACCAAGAAAGATGTCAAAAATATATACCGTATCAACGGCGTAAATTCGCTGGGCATCAATCTTTACAAACAGCCCGACGGCAATGAGGTCAAGGTAAGTCAAAAAGTGCGTGAACAAATAAAAAAGATTGAAGAAACCTATAAGGATATCAATCTTAAAGTGCTCATTGCAAATGATACTTCAGACTTTACGCTGACATCTGCCAATGCTGTACAGAAAGATTTGCTGCTTGCTATTATTCTCGTTGCTGCAGTTATGCTCGTGTTCCTGCACAGTCTGCGCAATTCCTTCATAGTAATGGTGGCAATTCCTGCATCGCTCATCTCCACATTCATCGGCATGAGCCTGCTGAATTTCTCTCTGAACATTATTTCTATGGTAGCCATGTCGCTCGTTATCGGGATTCTTGTTGACGACAGTATTGTTGTGCTGGAGAATATTTACCGGCACCTTGAAATGGGTAAGAAGCGACGGCAGGCTGCCATTGACGGGCGAAACGAAATAAACTACACAGCCCTTTCGATTACAATGGTCGATGTGGTGGTGTTTCTGCCCATAGCTGTGATTACAAGTATGATATCGGGAATGCTGCGTCAGTTCACACTTGTGGTTGTTATTTCTACATTGTTGAGTCTGTTCGTTTCATTCACGCTCACACCCTTGCTTGCATCACGCTTTGCGAAAATTGAAAAGTACCGTAAAGGCTCCCTGCTCGAAAGGCTTACTTCCTGGTTTGAAGGCGGCATGAAAAGTCTCACCAATGGTTATGGCCGCTTGCTTGGATGGTCGCTGCGGCACAAAGCCGTTATCCTCATCGGCGCTACGGTACTGCTGTTTTCCTCACTGCTGCTTCCTGCCATGGGTTTCATCGGCTCGGAGTTCATCAGTCTGGGCGACCGGGGCGAGGTAATCATTCAGCTTGAACGCTCTAAAGATGCCACCATAGAACAAACCAACCGCAGCACCCTCGATGCCGAACATCTCATCATGAAGAAACCTGAGGTAAGCAGCGTGTTCTCTACCGTTGGTATTACATCCGGATTTGACGCGGGTGCAGGCAATGCCTATAAGTCGGAGATTTATGTCAAAATGGTGGAGAAAGAAAAGCGCAACATTACGGCCGACCAGTTTGCATGGCAGCTTAAAGAAGAACTGTCGAATAAACTCACAGGTGTGAAAGTGCGTTCAACCATTGTATCGCTGCTGGGAACATCGGATATGGATCCTATTCAACTGGTACTTGCCGGAAACGATCTGGATACACTGATGCGGTATGCGAATCAGGTGATGGAAGAAGTGAAGAAAGTGCCCGGTACAGCTGAAGTGAAGCTGACCGTTGAAGATGGAAATCCTGAAATCAGCGTGCAGATTGACCGCGATAAAATGGCGCAGTACGGACTGAGTATGGCCATTGTTGGGGTAACGATGCAGAATGCCTTTACGGGAAATACCGATTCTAAATTCCGTCAGGGAACGAATGAGTATGATATCAACATCACCCTTGATCAGTTCGACAAACAAAACATCAACGACATCGCGAACCTCGGCTTCATGAATCCTATGGGGCAGATTATTCGCCTCAATCAGTTCGCTGTGCTCAAACCATCTACAGGAACGACTGTGCTGCAGCGATACAACCGTGTTTCATCGGTTACGGTCAGCTCGCAGGTGGTCGGACGACCGGTTGGTTCGGTTGGGGAAGACATCATCAAGCGACTCGATAAACAGGTGAAACTTCCGTCGAATGTCGCACTGATAAAAGAGGGCGACCTGAAATATCAGGCAGAAGCTTTTGACAGCATGCTGCTCGCTTTTCTGGCATCCATACTGTTCGTGTATCTGATTATGGTTGCACTCTACGACTCTTATGTGTATCCGTTCGTGGTATTGTTTTCGATACCGCTTGCCATCGTCGGTGCCTTGTTTGCACTGGCACTTGCCAAACAATCACTCACCATTTTCTCGATACTCGGTATCATCATGTTGGTTGGACTTGTAGGTAAGAATGCGATTCTTATTGTGGACTTCACCAACCAGATGAGGGCCGAAGGAATGGCTGTGAAAGACGCACTGATTCAGGCAGGCCGCGTACGTCTGCGTCCTATTCTCATGACAACTTTCTCTATGATTTTCGGTATGATGCCGATAGCGCTTGCTTCAGGTGCCGGTTCTGAATGGAAAAACGGCATTGCCATTGCACTCATCGGCGGACTCATAAGTTCACTGCTCCTCACACTTCTGGTGGTGCCCGTCATCTATACCTTATTTGATAAGATGATTGCACGATTCAGCAGGAAAAAGTCAATAGTTAATAGTGAAGAACTGAAAACTATTAGCGAAGAATCACAGGCTGGCGCGCGTTTGTAA
- a CDS encoding VOC family protein, whose translation MASVSVYLNFPRNTEAVFNFYKSIFGGEFSGGGIARFGEMPPMPNRPPLADSDKNLIMHIELPILNGFKLMGTDAPESLGFNVVNGNNVHICLDPDTRAETKRLFDALSEGGKISMDLQVTFWEAYYGSCTDKFGVNWMFNCSEKVS comes from the coding sequence ATGGCAAGCGTGAGTGTCTATCTGAACTTTCCCCGTAATACCGAGGCAGTATTCAATTTCTATAAATCAATATTTGGCGGCGAATTCAGCGGTGGCGGGATAGCACGTTTTGGCGAAATGCCTCCTATGCCAAATCGACCGCCACTGGCCGATTCCGATAAGAATCTTATCATGCATATCGAACTGCCCATACTCAATGGCTTTAAGTTGATGGGAACCGATGCTCCCGAATCTTTGGGATTCAATGTTGTCAACGGGAATAATGTTCATATCTGCCTCGACCCCGATACCCGTGCAGAGACAAAACGCCTGTTCGACGCATTATCTGAAGGTGGTAAAATTTCGATGGATTTGCAAGTGACATTCTGGGAGGCTTATTACGGAAGCTGCACAGATAAGTTTGGTGTAAACTGGATGTTCAACTGTTCCGAGAAGGTCAGCTGA
- a CDS encoding GyrI-like domain-containing protein gives MNDKKLIPEIVQLSAKTLVGKRLKMSFSENRTVDLWRSFMPRLKEINKRVSRDLFSMQLFGELPDFSKFNPDLMFEKWAAAEVSELENTPDGMEVFYLESGLYAVFAYKGAVSEAAVFFQYIFGTWLPGSEYALDNRPHFELLGEKYNNNSADSEENIFIPIKKRE, from the coding sequence ATGAATGACAAAAAACTTATTCCTGAAATTGTACAATTATCAGCCAAAACACTTGTCGGAAAGCGCCTGAAAATGAGCTTTTCCGAAAACAGAACGGTGGACCTATGGAGAAGTTTTATGCCCCGGCTCAAGGAGATTAACAAGCGTGTTTCACGCGATTTATTTTCTATGCAGTTGTTCGGCGAGCTGCCCGACTTCAGTAAGTTCAATCCCGATCTGATGTTCGAAAAATGGGCTGCCGCCGAAGTTTCAGAACTTGAAAACACTCCCGACGGGATGGAGGTTTTTTATCTGGAAAGCGGATTGTACGCTGTTTTTGCATATAAAGGTGCCGTTAGCGAAGCTGCAGTATTTTTTCAATATATCTTTGGCACATGGCTGCCGGGTTCTGAATACGCGCTTGACAACAGACCGCATTTTGAATTACTGGGCGAAAAATACAACAATAACAGCGCTGACTCCGAAGAAAATATATTTATCCCCATAAAGAAAAGAGAATAA
- a CDS encoding SRPBCC domain-containing protein translates to MDASEKIKISVEATVNAPVGMVWKRWTTPEDIIIWHNASDDWHTLAAVNDIREGGRFSFRMEAIDGSAGFDFCGTYSTVIPNKKLVYTLDDGRNVSIDFTSYGNKTHIFEVFEAETENTIDLQRGGWQAILDKLKKHTELNKE, encoded by the coding sequence ATGGACGCTTCAGAAAAAATAAAAATTTCTGTTGAGGCAACAGTAAATGCACCTGTAGGAATGGTGTGGAAGCGCTGGACCACACCTGAAGATATTATAATATGGCACAACGCCTCCGACGACTGGCATACGCTGGCTGCAGTGAACGACATCCGCGAAGGCGGCAGATTCAGTTTCAGAATGGAGGCAATTGATGGCAGTGCGGGCTTTGATTTTTGCGGCACTTATTCAACGGTCATTCCTAATAAAAAATTAGTCTATACGCTGGATGATGGACGAAATGTATCAATCGACTTCACTTCTTACGGCAATAAAACTCATATCTTTGAAGTTTTTGAAGCAGAAACCGAAAATACAATAGATTTGCAAAGAGGAGGCTGGCAGGCCATCCTGGATAAATTAAAAAAGCATACGGAACTTAATAAAGAATAA
- a CDS encoding TetR/AcrR family transcriptional regulator — MAETKEKLLTLAFMEFLKRPYREVTLEQLVKELGLTKGAFYHNFESKQDLFVKVVDMYLDSFDDMYERSYNATLPLVENIMEVVQISIERMTQLKEAVPEDVDELNFFGFIMDAMKYYPGFKRKMAGIHKNKEMALYVRFINEAKCNKDIRVSVDSLLLAATFMHLFDGIAMGEYLKGKNGDVLSSIRNSLEFICDLAAK; from the coding sequence ATGGCTGAAACAAAAGAAAAATTGCTGACCCTCGCCTTTATGGAGTTCCTGAAACGCCCATACAGGGAAGTTACGCTTGAGCAACTTGTCAAGGAGCTTGGCCTCACCAAAGGGGCGTTCTATCACAATTTTGAGAGCAAGCAAGATCTGTTTGTGAAGGTGGTGGATATGTACCTCGACAGTTTTGATGATATGTATGAGCGTTCGTATAATGCTACCCTGCCCTTGGTTGAGAACATTATGGAGGTTGTTCAAATCAGCATTGAACGTATGACACAGCTTAAAGAAGCTGTTCCTGAGGATGTGGACGAACTGAATTTTTTCGGCTTCATCATGGATGCCATGAAGTACTATCCGGGTTTTAAGCGTAAAATGGCAGGCATCCACAAGAATAAAGAAATGGCACTGTATGTCCGTTTTATAAATGAGGCAAAGTGTAACAAAGATATACGCGTATCCGTCGATAGCTTGCTGCTTGCCGCAACATTCATGCATTTGTTTGATGGCATTGCCATGGGCGAATATCTGAAAGGCAAGAACGGTGATGTGCTGAGCTCAATACGAAATTCGCTGGAGTTCATATGCGATCTGGCCGCGAAATGA
- a CDS encoding efflux RND transporter periplasmic adaptor subunit: MRKRIIIIVIIVIVAAGLVAKLYLNKKQIDADAKPREIKVSVPVVVAEVKEANLDNSFSVTGTFSPAHEITIISQAQGKIVNVNFENGDFMKEGAVLASCDVELLNAQKALAEANFDKCKNDLKKFEDMIKSNAVTQQQVEEMRLAYINAQTNLVTVNKQLEYAVMRAPFSGYITKKFVEKGGMMMPGTPVAEMIDISTLKFMANVAETDVMKIQKNQTVSISAEIFGGTAYDGKIKVIGMKADDARRYPVEVEVRNNMKQFIKSGMFGTAFFKCEGSHTALLIPRTALVGSIKEASVFVIENDKSLKRSIRVGSVSEANIEVLDGLKAGEKVVIAGQINLNDNTSVRITNSK, from the coding sequence ATGCGTAAAAGAATAATAATCATTGTTATCATTGTGATAGTGGCCGCAGGTCTCGTCGCCAAATTATATCTGAATAAAAAGCAAATCGATGCCGACGCCAAACCACGCGAAATTAAGGTGAGTGTGCCTGTGGTGGTGGCCGAAGTGAAAGAAGCAAACCTCGATAATAGTTTTTCCGTTACCGGAACCTTTTCGCCCGCTCATGAAATTACCATCATTTCTCAGGCACAGGGGAAAATTGTAAATGTGAATTTTGAGAACGGAGACTTCATGAAAGAGGGCGCTGTTCTTGCATCATGCGATGTAGAATTGCTCAATGCCCAGAAAGCGCTTGCGGAAGCAAATTTCGATAAATGTAAGAACGACCTCAAGAAGTTCGAAGACATGATTAAGAGCAATGCCGTTACCCAGCAGCAGGTCGAAGAAATGCGCCTCGCATATATCAATGCTCAGACAAATCTGGTTACAGTGAACAAGCAGCTTGAGTATGCCGTGATGCGTGCTCCTTTCAGTGGCTATATTACAAAAAAGTTCGTGGAAAAAGGCGGTATGATGATGCCCGGAACTCCCGTTGCAGAGATGATAGACATCAGCACGCTGAAATTTATGGCCAACGTTGCCGAAACAGATGTTATGAAAATTCAAAAGAACCAGACCGTAAGCATCAGTGCTGAGATTTTTGGCGGAACGGCCTACGACGGAAAAATTAAAGTCATTGGCATGAAAGCCGATGATGCCCGTCGTTACCCGGTTGAGGTTGAAGTACGGAACAATATGAAGCAGTTCATAAAATCAGGCATGTTTGGTACCGCGTTTTTTAAATGCGAAGGCTCGCATACGGCTTTGCTGATTCCGCGCACCGCGCTGGTGGGAAGCATCAAGGAGGCATCGGTGTTTGTAATTGAAAACGACAAATCATTGAAACGTTCTATTCGTGTTGGCTCCGTATCGGAGGCGAATATTGAGGTGCTTGACGGGCTGAAAGCCGGCGAAAAAGTTGTGATAGCCGGTCAAATCAACCTGAATGATAATACATCCGTAAGAATTACGAATTCCAAATAA
- a CDS encoding LEA type 2 family protein, with product MNIRPTKSNILFLITFIIFLASCRQIKELKTFLKCEFKLDTVKDLDLAGVDVQRIANYTDLGWADAAKLLASVAGGSLPLNLTLNVNIKNPNAEKAALNKLEWIMQIDDIDMVSGTTVQRVEVAPGSVSTLPVKISCDLKDVLSTQSAKSLINFGLNLAGSGNEPTRFTLKAKPTIMVGNSAISYPGWIKIKTEYTSQ from the coding sequence ATGAATATCAGACCGACAAAATCAAACATCCTCTTTCTGATTACATTCATTATTTTTCTCGCATCATGCAGGCAAATCAAGGAGTTGAAAACATTTTTAAAGTGTGAATTCAAATTAGATACGGTGAAAGACCTTGACCTTGCCGGTGTTGATGTGCAGAGAATAGCAAACTATACCGACCTTGGATGGGCCGATGCCGCCAAACTGCTCGCATCAGTTGCCGGTGGTTCACTACCGCTCAACCTCACTCTGAATGTTAACATTAAAAATCCGAACGCCGAAAAAGCCGCTCTGAACAAACTTGAATGGATTATGCAGATAGACGATATCGACATGGTGAGCGGAACTACGGTGCAGCGTGTGGAAGTTGCACCTGGATCTGTGTCAACACTTCCGGTTAAGATAAGCTGCGACCTAAAAGATGTGCTAAGCACCCAATCGGCAAAAAGCCTGATTAACTTCGGACTTAACCTTGCCGGATCGGGGAATGAACCTACACGATTCACTTTAAAAGCAAAACCAACTATCATGGTCGGAAATTCAGCCATCTCCTATCCCGGATGGATTAAGATAAAGACAGAATATACTTCGCAGTGA
- a CDS encoding OsmC family protein, whose amino-acid sequence MPDKAKELNTTVELINNKLHFNGTAGNNTPVSIDYFPPLGDDLGYTSLELLLLSLSSCVGSAVITFLRKMNKEITGFKIISKGIRKEEHPTGFKSITLNILITAPDTSSDDMDKVIQLTEDKYCPVWSMLKGNVELFINYQIVF is encoded by the coding sequence ATGCCGGATAAAGCAAAAGAACTGAATACTACCGTTGAGCTGATAAATAATAAACTGCATTTTAACGGTACTGCAGGAAATAATACCCCTGTTTCAATTGACTATTTTCCTCCTTTGGGTGATGACCTGGGCTACACTTCTCTCGAATTGCTGCTATTGAGTTTATCATCATGCGTTGGGTCGGCGGTAATTACTTTTCTGAGAAAAATGAATAAAGAAATTACCGGTTTTAAAATTATTTCAAAAGGAATCCGAAAAGAAGAACACCCTACAGGGTTTAAAAGTATCACACTAAATATTCTGATTACTGCACCCGATACGTCGAGCGATGATATGGACAAGGTGATACAGCTCACTGAAGATAAGTATTGCCCGGTGTGGTCAATGCTGAAAGGAAATGTTGAATTATTTATTAATTATCAAATAGTATTTTGA
- a CDS encoding TolC family protein, whose translation MMRRFLSVWMMILLLGPHTSMAQKVVQLDLKQCITMALDNDQRVKISELEQQRLKYQRNQSIGMGVPQISASGSFQDFLKLPTQLIPGEFFGQPGTLIPVQFGTNYNMSGGVQVSQLIYNQSFLVSLQIGKRMLEASQLDMEKNRQAVVSDVSQLYYLALLTKMQVNYMDENLGKLDSLAVITKVHFDKGFIKKTDYDRLNVNRTNLQSEIDNLEIMFSQQLSMLKYFAGLNPEDSLKLTESIFNERPFTAPGLDLENHISLRMLDKQKDMLSLQMSLTRAHCLPSLAAFGDFSYNNQQNDFNKLFNDKKGWLGTSVIGLSLNVPIFSGMQKYYQLKQTKVQMRELSLTRDESKKLIGIDVQNATHKLQGYKASAESQKANVDLAAEVYKVVSDQYRQGITPLTDLLSAESSLIAAQSGYTQAIVQVRLAEIELYKASGNLLNIIK comes from the coding sequence ATGATGAGAAGATTTTTAAGTGTATGGATGATGATACTGCTGCTTGGGCCGCATACATCCATGGCGCAGAAGGTCGTTCAGCTTGACCTGAAGCAGTGTATTACCATGGCGCTCGACAACGATCAGCGCGTGAAAATTTCTGAACTTGAGCAGCAGCGTCTCAAATACCAGCGCAATCAGTCTATTGGGATGGGCGTTCCGCAAATCAGCGCAAGCGGCTCATTTCAGGATTTTCTGAAACTGCCGACTCAGCTTATTCCAGGCGAATTCTTCGGTCAGCCCGGAACGCTGATACCGGTGCAGTTTGGAACCAATTATAATATGTCGGGCGGTGTTCAGGTATCACAGCTTATCTACAATCAGAGTTTTCTGGTGTCATTGCAGATAGGCAAACGTATGCTGGAAGCCAGTCAGCTTGATATGGAAAAGAACAGACAGGCTGTTGTTTCTGATGTTTCACAGCTTTATTATCTTGCGCTGCTCACTAAGATGCAGGTGAATTATATGGACGAAAATCTTGGCAAGCTCGATAGTCTTGCCGTCATCACAAAGGTGCATTTCGATAAAGGTTTTATTAAAAAAACGGATTACGACCGCCTGAATGTGAACCGCACCAACCTGCAGTCAGAAATTGATAATCTGGAAATCATGTTCAGTCAACAACTCAGTATGCTCAAATATTTTGCAGGGCTGAACCCTGAAGACTCACTGAAACTTACCGAATCAATTTTTAACGAGCGCCCGTTTACCGCACCCGGCCTTGATCTGGAAAATCATATCAGCCTGCGCATGCTCGATAAGCAAAAGGATATGCTGTCGTTGCAGATGAGCCTCACACGGGCGCATTGCCTGCCAAGTCTTGCGGCATTCGGCGATTTCAGCTACAACAATCAGCAGAATGATTTTAATAAATTATTCAATGATAAAAAGGGCTGGCTCGGAACCTCCGTTATAGGGCTTTCGCTGAATGTTCCTATATTCAGTGGTATGCAGAAGTATTATCAGCTTAAGCAAACAAAGGTACAGATGCGCGAACTCAGCCTTACGCGCGACGAGTCAAAAAAGCTGATTGGCATCGATGTGCAGAATGCGACACATAAATTGCAGGGTTATAAAGCTTCGGCCGAAAGCCAGAAAGCAAATGTTGATCTCGCCGCTGAAGTATACAAGGTGGTATCAGATCAATACCGTCAGGGCATTACGCCGCTCACCGACCTTCTCAGTGCCGAATCGTCGCTGATAGCCGCTCAGAGCGGATACACGCAAGCCATCGTGCAGGTGCGGCTTGCCGAAATTGAACTATATAAAGCCAGTGGAAATTTGTTGAACATCATAAAATAA
- a CDS encoding isoprenylcysteine carboxylmethyltransferase family protein → MKNLAIKSFLGMLNLFVIMSACIFWPAGTFHFLQGWLYLSVFFGGVTVITVYIFINDKRLLQSRLKVGTTAEKRTAQKIIQGFASIGFIGMYIVAGFDHRYQWSSLPEAVWIASDIMLIVTMALLFIVFRKNTFLSATIEVQQNQSVITDGPYALVRHPMYSAALLLFIFTPLALGSLYGIIAVPFMILVLAMRCIDEEKALSQELDKYSDYCKTVRYRLIPCVW, encoded by the coding sequence ATGAAAAACCTTGCGATAAAAAGCTTCCTCGGAATGCTCAATCTGTTTGTGATTATGAGTGCCTGCATCTTCTGGCCCGCAGGTACTTTTCACTTTCTTCAGGGATGGCTTTATCTCTCCGTTTTTTTTGGTGGAGTAACCGTCATTACAGTTTATATTTTCATTAATGATAAAAGGCTTCTGCAAAGCAGACTGAAAGTAGGTACGACAGCCGAAAAGCGAACAGCCCAAAAAATCATTCAGGGTTTTGCCTCCATTGGTTTCATCGGAATGTACATCGTTGCCGGCTTTGACCACCGCTATCAATGGTCATCTTTGCCAGAAGCTGTGTGGATTGCTTCTGACATTATGCTGATAGTTACCATGGCGCTGTTGTTCATTGTCTTCAGAAAGAATACTTTTTTAAGCGCAACCATAGAAGTGCAACAGAATCAAAGCGTGATTACCGACGGACCGTATGCACTCGTCAGGCATCCGATGTACTCCGCAGCCCTGCTGCTTTTCATTTTTACACCACTGGCACTCGGATCCCTGTATGGGATTATCGCAGTGCCCTTCATGATTCTGGTACTGGCAATGAGATGTATTGACGAAGAAAAAGCACTGAGTCAGGAGCTGGATAAATACAGCGATTATTGCAAAACAGTCAGGTACCGGCTGATACCCTGCGTATGGTAA
- a CDS encoding VOC family protein: MRKILIIAGFALSFMLGYLYHGHIIRQCDGRTDCHQSYKMPSSVKVTGIGGIFFKCKDSGKVRDWYKKHLGFDTDAYGARFEWPLAADTAKKGGIQWSPFSETTDYFSPSNKEFMINYTVENLIGMVAQLKKDGVTILDTIETYDYGKFVHIMDIEGNKIELYEPTYN; encoded by the coding sequence ATGAGAAAAATACTTATAATTGCAGGATTCGCGCTTTCATTTATGCTTGGATATTTATATCATGGCCACATCATCAGACAGTGCGACGGCAGAACGGACTGTCATCAATCATATAAAATGCCCTCATCTGTCAAAGTGACCGGTATAGGCGGCATCTTTTTCAAATGCAAAGATTCCGGGAAAGTCAGAGACTGGTATAAAAAACATCTGGGTTTCGACACCGACGCATACGGCGCACGTTTTGAATGGCCGCTTGCAGCCGACACAGCAAAAAAAGGCGGCATACAATGGAGTCCGTTTTCTGAAACGACCGACTATTTCAGCCCATCAAACAAAGAATTCATGATTAATTACACGGTTGAAAATCTTATCGGAATGGTTGCACAACTCAAAAAAGACGGCGTAACGATACTGGATACAATCGAAACTTATGACTACGGAAAGTTTGTGCACATTATGGACATAGAAGGAAATAAAATTGAACTGTATGAACCAACATACAATTAG
- a CDS encoding VOC family protein, whose translation MKGQIVPCLWFDNQAEEAANFYVSVFKNGEIISISRYPKEGFEVHGQPEGKVLTVVFRINGQTYTALNGGPIFRFTEAVSFQIFCDTQEEIDHYWNRLTEGGEESQCGWLKDKYGLSWQIVPSVLPQLLLDPAKAGRVTQAFLQMKKFEIDVLLNA comes from the coding sequence ATGAAAGGCCAAATAGTACCCTGCCTTTGGTTCGATAATCAGGCCGAAGAAGCAGCGAACTTCTATGTTTCTGTTTTCAAAAACGGGGAGATTATTTCAATAAGCAGGTATCCAAAAGAAGGTTTTGAGGTACACGGGCAACCTGAAGGAAAGGTATTGACGGTAGTTTTCAGAATTAACGGACAAACGTATACAGCACTTAACGGTGGTCCGATATTCAGATTTACGGAGGCCGTATCTTTTCAAATATTCTGTGATACACAGGAAGAAATTGACCATTACTGGAACAGGCTTACCGAAGGTGGAGAAGAAAGTCAGTGCGGCTGGCTCAAGGATAAATACGGACTTTCATGGCAGATTGTACCTTCCGTTTTGCCACAGCTGTTGCTTGATCCGGCAAAAGCAGGCAGGGTAACGCAAGCCTTCCTCCAAATGAAAAAGTTTGAGATTGATGTTTTACTGAATGCCTGA